A segment of the Bordetella flabilis genome:
CAAGGCATTGGCGAGCGGCGTCGGCGCCGTAGCCGTGCGCAATTCGCATCACTTCGGAGCGGCAGGCGTGTATGCGCGCATCGCCGTGCGCCGCGGCGTGGTCGGACTGGTCACCAGCAGCGCCAACGGAATCATCATGGTGCCGACCGGCGCTGCCATGCCCATGCTCGGCACCAATCCCATCGCCTTTGCCGCCCCTGCCGCCCGCAACGAGCCGTTCGTGCTCGACATGGCCACGACGACCGTGGCCGCCAACAAGGTGAAGGTGTACGACTTCCATGGCAAGCCCTTGCCGCCGGGCTGGGCCGTGGACGGACGCGGTAAACCGGTCACCGATGCGGCGCAGGCCATGGCATACATCTTCCAGCATCCGGAAGGCGGGCTGACCCCCCTGGGGGGTACCGCCGCAATGAGCAGCCACAAGGGCTACGGGCTGGCCATGATGGCCCAGATCCTCGGCTCCACGCTCACCGGGAGCGGATTCGCGGCCCTGCACGCCAAACGCCGGCGGCCAGGGGAACCCGACAACATCGGCCATTTCTTCCTGGCCTTGAACCCGGATGCTTTCCGTGACGCGGGCTCCTTCGAGGCCGACCTGGACGAGATGATCGATGCGATGCACGAAACGCCGCGCGCCCATCCCGATGTCCCGGTCCTGGTGGCGGGAGAACCGGAGGCGGCCCAACGCGCCCGGCGCGAGCGGGAGGGCATTCCAATCCCGGCCGCGCTGGATGCCCGCCTGCGGGACATTTGCACGCGCTGCAAGGCGCCCTACGTACTGGCGCCAGTCCAAGGTGCTGCTCGATAAACCCCGCCGACGCGGACCTTCCTGGTCCGGGTCTTTTCCTCCATAGGATTGCATACGATGACTTCGTCGCTACCCAACCGCTTTCGCCAACGCATTCTCGCGCGCGAGCAGGTGATCGGATTCTGGATGAGCATGGCCAGCCATATCACTGCAGAATTGGCCGGGCTGGCGGGTTATGACTGGCTGCTGCTGGACGGCGAGCATTCGCCCAATGATGTCCCGATGTTCCTGCAGCAGCTGCAGGCTCTGCAAGGCAGCGAATCCGCGCCGGTGGGCCGGCCCAGCATCAACGATCCGGTGGAGATCAAGCGTCTGCTGGATATCGGCTTCTACAATCTGCTGGTCCCGTTCATCGAATCCGGCGAAGAGGCCCGGCGAGCTGTCGCGGCCACCCGCTACCCGCCCGCCGGCATGCGCGGCGTGGCCGGGCTGCAGCGAAGCAACCGCTACGGGACGGTGCCCGATTATTTGGCGACCATAAACGACAATATCTGCGTACTGCTGCAGATCGAAAGCGCGCGGGGCATCGATGCGGTGGACGACATCGCCGCAGTGGACGGTGTCGATGGGATATTCATCGGGCCCTCGGACCTGGCGGCGGCTTTGGGCCATATCGGCAATCCCGCGCATCCGGATGTACAGGCCGCGATTCGCCATCTATACGATCGCGCCACCGCGCACGGCAAGGCCGTGGGCATCCTCGCGCCGGTTCCCGATGACGCGCGGCGTTACCTGGCCATGGGCATGCACTTCGTCGCGGTCGGAACCGACCTGGGCGTCTTCAAGCAGGCGACCTTCGCCCTGCGCGACGCCTTTCGCTAGGGCGTGTTGCGTCGTGCAGGACTGCCTGGTGTGTTGGTCCGCCATGCGGGTTGCCATGCAGGCCTGCCGTGCAGGGCGGGCCATGCGACAGGATGGCGATATGCGATTTCGCCACGACACGCTGCCTGTCGCGACGTATGCCACCGCATGAAAAAAGGACGCTCAGGGCGTCCTTTCCATTGCCGGGTGAACGTGGGCGGCGAAGCTTCCTTATATCCCCGCCCAGTAGAGGACGCAGGACCGCCTCGGCACCCACTGGCACGACGGGGCAACGCACATGCCCGCAGCATGCTGGATACTCACGCGGGACTCAGGTAGCCGTCCCCCGTATGCACAGATGCGGCAGCTCAGGCCAGCGACTTGACCGCGGCCGACAGGCGGCTCTTGTGGCGAGCGGCCTTGTTCTTGTGGATGATGTTCTTGTCGGCGACGCGATCGATCACGCTGGTCGTCTTTTGCAGCACAGCGGTAGCGGCCGCCTTGTCACCGGCTTCCACGGCCTGGCGTACGCGCTTGATAGCGGTACGCAGCATGGAGCGCAGGCTGGAGTTGTGCTTGTTGCGTTCCACCGATTGGCGGGCACGCTTGCGGGCTTGGGCAGTATTGGCCATGTGCGAGTAAGTTAGAAATTCGGCAAAGCTCAACATTTTAGCAAGTCCGAGCCCAATTGCAAGCTTTACCGGACTGTGTCGAGCATATTGCGGGCGGAAAGCATCAGGCGGATCAGGCCGACACCACGTCTATCGTCACCAGCCAGGGCGTTATGCGGCGTATTACGACGGGCACCGATTGCTCCAGGGCCTTGAGCGTCGCGTCGGTGTCATCCAGCGGGAATTGGCCGGTTACCAGCAGGCCGCCCGCCGCCATGGAAAGACGCAGCATCCCGCTGCGATAGGGGCGTAGCGCGGCAATGACTTCAGCCAAGGGACGATTGCGGACCGCGATCCAGCCGGTTTCCCAGGCCGCATCGGCGACGAGCTCTGCCCGGGGAGAGTCGATGCGCGCGCCGTCGAAGCGCGCCCCCATGCCGGCGCCCACGACAGCGCGGGCCTTGGCGAGGGTTTCGATTTCCACTTCATGCTCATGCACGACCACGAGGGAGCGGCGTGCCTGCTGACGCACCATGAATCGCGTGCCCAGCGCCCGCACGCTGCCCTGTTCGGTGGTGACGATGAAGGGCCGGTTCGGGTCGCGCGCAACGGATACCGTGATGGCGCCCTCCATCAGGCGGACATTACGGGCGCTGCCGGCGAAGTCGAGGCGTACGCGGGAACGCGCGTCCAGCAGTATCTGGCTGCCATCGGACAATTGATACAGGCGTCGTTCCCCTGTTGCCGTCGCTGCGTCGGCCAACAAATTATGCAGGGGGTAGACCTCGTTGACGGCAGCCCCGGTCACCAGGGTGGCCAGCACGCCGCCCGCGGCCATAACAACGCGCCGCCGGGCATGGTTCACGCGCAAATGCCTGGGTACGAGTACCGGAGGAGCGGGCGCCGCGGTGGCAGCCACCGTGCCACGCTGCCCGGAGGTGGAAAAACCGATAGGGTAGAAGTCGCTGAGGCGCCCGAACGAAGAGCCCAGCGCCGACGTAAGTTGCTGCCATGCGCTTTCGTGCATGGGATCCTGGGCTCGCCACGCCAGAAAGTCCGCGTAGTCCGATTGGGACGCGCGACCAGAACGCAGCAGCAGCAGCCAGTTGACGACCTGGTCTGCGACGGGCGTTGACTTGTCCGAGGGGGCGTCCTGTTCCAAAAGGCGTTCCAGCGTGGCCGTGAGGGTGTCGAAATGTAAATATTAAAGCGTTTTATCAAGAATCGGGGCAATTTGCCAGTGGGGTAAGCAAAAAATGATTCAACGGACCATATGTCCGGATGGGAAGCCTAATACCTTCGTGTGGCGCCGGGGGTTGGGACCCATACGGGATCGTTGCACCACCCCCATTCCGCCCCAACATGCCGGAACTACCGCGATACCGCCAGTCTATGCGGCGCCGGGTGCGGCGCGTCGCGTGAAGTCGCGCGGGCGGAAGCCGCAGAGCAGCAGGGTCCCGAAATAGGCAACCACGCTGGCGGCAAGCACGGCGGCCAGTAGCCCGACCCGCTCCCAGCTGTGCTTTTGCAGCGCGATCCAGTCCAGCCGCCCGTCGGCGTAGAGCAGCACGCCGGTCAGGGCCGCCATTGCGGGCAGCAATCTCAAAACGAAGAGTATCCACCCAGGGCTGGGGCGGTAGACCCCTCGCTTGTACAGCGCGCCCAGCAGCAGCAACGCGTTCAGGCAAGCGCCGAGCGCGATGGCCAAGGCCAGGCCGGCGTGGGCCAGTTTGGGCACCAGGACCAGGTTCAGGCATTGCGTGACTACCAGGGCGACGATGGCGATTTTGACGGGCGTGCGGATATCCTGCCGCGCATAGAAACCGGGGGCGAGGATCTTCACGGACAGCAATCCGATCAGCCCCGCCGAATACGCCATGACGGCCAGCCGGGTCTGCATCACGTCGCGGGCGACGAAGGCGCCATAGTGGAAGAGCGTGGCAACCAGCCCGTCGGCCAGTAGTGCCAGGCCCAGTGCGCTGGGCAGGCCCAGCAGAAGCGTCAGCCGCAGCCCCCAGTCGAGCAGGGCGCTGTAGCCGTCCGTGTCCGAGCGCGCGTTTGCCGCGGACAGGGCGGGCAGCAGCACCGTACCCAGCGCGACGCCCAGCAGGGCCGTCGGAAACTCCATCAGCCGATCCGCATAAGACAGCCAGGTCACGCTGCCGGGCGGCAGCCAGGTGGCGATATTCGTGTTGATGAGCAGGGAGATCTGCCCGACCGATACGCCGACAATGGCGGGAAGCATCTGCCTGAGGATGCGTCGCACCGTCGCATCCGCCCATGCCTCTCGAATGCGCGGGCTGTAGCGCGGCACCAATCCCAGCCGCGCCAGTGCGACCCATTGGATCGCCAACTGCAGAACACCACCGACTACGACGCCGATTGCCAGGGCGTAGATGGGAGGGTGGTAGCGGGGAGCCAGCCACACGCAAGCCGCGATCATCGCCACATTCAGCAGCACAGGCGTAAAGGCGGGCACGGCAAACCGCCGCCATGTATTCAGGACACCGGAAGCGAACGCCACCAGCGACATGCAAAGGATGTACGGGAACATCAACCGCGTCATCCATACCGCTGCATCAAAGGCTTGCTCACCCGCTTCGCGCCGCAAACCGCTGGCCATGGCCGTCACTACCCAAGGGGCCAGCAGGATGCCCAGCGCGGTAACCAGCATGAGGGCGCACGTCAGCAATAGTGCGACCCGGTCCAGCAGCACGCGCACTTCGGCGTCGCCGTTCTTGCTGCGCGCGGCGCCCAGTATGGGAACGAAAGCCTGCGCGAACGCGCCCTCCGCAAAGAGCCTGCGCAACAGATTGGGGATGCGGAACGCAACCCAGAAGGCGTCCGTAAGGGGCCCGGCGCCGAAGGCGCGCGCCACCAGCACGTCGCGGATCAGGCCGGCAATGCGGGACAGCAATGTAAAACTGCTGACCGTAGCGGCCGATCGCAGCAAGCTCATGGTGGTACGTCGACGAGCCGGGACTTATTTGGGCGGCATGCGGATGGCCCCATCCAGCCGGATGGTTTCGCCGTTGAGCATGTCGTTGGTGATGATGCTGTGCACCAGCTTGGCGTAGTCTTCCGGGCGTCCCAGGCGGGCGGGGAAGGGAATGCTGGCAGCCAGCGAGTCCTGCACTTCCTGGGGCATGCCGAAGATCATGGGCGTGCCGAAGATGCCCGGCGCGATGGTCATGCAGCGGATACCGACCTTCGCGAGGTCACGGGCAATCGGCAGCGTCATGCCTGCGACGCCTGCCTTCGAAGCTGCGTAGGCGGCTTGCCCGATTTGCCCGTCAAAGGCGGCTACCGAGGCCGTGTTGATCAGGACGCCGCGCTCGCCGGTCGGTTCGGGCGTATTGCCGCTCATGGCTTCGGCCGCAAGCCGCATCATGTTGAAGCTGCCGACCAGGTTGATCGACACCACCTTGTGGAAAAGATCCAGTGGATGCGCGCCATTCTTGCCGACGATGCGGGCGGCTGGCGCCACGCCGGCGCAGTTCACCAGTCCGAACAAGGCGCCGTTCGCCGTGGCCGCGGCCACGGCGGCTTTTGCATCGGCCTCCTGCGTCACATCACAGTGCACATAGCGTTGTCCCAGCTCGGCGGCCAAGCGGCCACCGGCCTCGTCCTGCACATCCGCGATGACCACGCGGCCGCCATGAGCGACAAGCATGCGTGCGGTGCCGGCGCCGAGTCCCGACGCACCGCCGGTGACGATGAACACTTTGTTTGCGATTTCCATGACTGGCTCTACCTGCTTGGGACCGGCTTAGCTTTGAAGCGCGGCAAACAGCCGCTGGCGGATTTCGTCCACTGCGCCCACCCCGGAGATCTTCCGGTAGCGCGGCGCGGCCGGGTCCGATTGAGCCCAGTTCGCGTAATAGTCGACCAGTGGCCGGGTCTGCTGACGGTACACAGACAGGCGGTTACGCACCGTTTCCTCGCGGTCGTCGTCGCGCTGTACCAGGGGTTCGCCCGTGATGTCGTCCTTGTCGGCCGTCTTTGGCGGATTGAAGCGCACATGGTAGCTCCGCCCACTGGCCGGGTGCACCCGGCGGCCGCTCATGCGTTCGATAATGTCCTCTTCGGGCACTTCGATTTCCACTACGTAGTCCAGCTCCACACTGGCATCCTTGAGCGCGTCAGCCTGTGGGATGGTGCGCGGAAACCCGTCGAAGAGATAGCCGTTCGCGCAATCGGCCTGCCGCAGGCGGTCTTGCACGAGACCGATGATGATTTGGTCGGAAACCAGGCCGCCCGCGTCCATGACCTTCTTGGCCTCTATCCCCAGCGGAGTGCCCGCCTTGACGGCGGCTCTCAGCATATCGCCGGTCGAAATCTGCGGGATGCCGAAATGCTCGGTGATGAAACCGGCCTGGGTTCCTTTACCGGCTCCGGGAGGGCCGAGCAGGATGAGACGCATAAGAGCTCCTGATTGAATGTATTTTTGTGATGGGCCCGATTATGCCGCATCGACCGGAGCCCCCGCCCCGGCGAAGGGTCAGACCGATCCTTATAACCGATTTGCGTACACCTCACGCACGCGCTCCAGGTCCGCCTGTGTGTCGACGCCCGCCGCGGGGGCGTGCTGCACCTGATGGACGAGGATGACGTAGCCGTGCTCCAGTGCACGCAGCTGCTCGAGCGACTCATAGCGCTCCAGCATCCCTTGCGGCAATCGCGGAAAGCGACGCAGAAATCCCGCGCGATATGCGTACAGTCCCACATGGTGCCACGCGGGCAGTCCCGGCGCCATCCGCCGTTGGCCGTCGGCCAAGGCATCGCGGGCCCACGGAATCGGCGCGCGGGAGAAGTACAGCGCGCGGCCATCCGCTGCGCACACCGCCTTGACGACGTTGGGATTGAACAGCGACTGCACGTCGGCAATAGGCGAGGCGCACGTTGCGATGGCGGCGTCCGGACGGGTGTGCAAGAGGTGAGCGACGGCGTCGACCAGACCGGGCTCGATCAGCGGCTCGTCGCCCTGGACGTTGACCACGATGGTGTCGTCCGGCAAGTCCAGCAGGTCGACGGCCTCCGCAAGCCGGTCCGTGCCGGTCGCATGGTCGGCGCGGGTCATCAGCGTTTCGACGCCGTGGCTGCGCGCGGCCTGCGCGACCCGCGTGTCATCCGTCGCGACCAGTACGCGCGTCGCTGCGGACAGCGCCGCGCGTTCAGCGGTACGCACGACCATGGGCTTGCCTGCTATGTCGGCAAGCGGCTTGTCGGGCAGCCGCGTGGAAGCGGCACGCGCGGGGATGATGGCGACGAAAGCCACGATGCGCTACGAGGCGTCGGCGCCGCGCTCGCCATCGAGCGGGCGCGCTTCGCTTTCCAGCATGACGGGGATCCCGTCGCGAACCGGGTAGGCGAGCCGATCGGCGTTGCACACCAGTTCAGCGTTCTGGCGATCGAATCGCAGTGGGCCCTTGCAGATGGGGCAGAC
Coding sequences within it:
- the murJ gene encoding murein biosynthesis integral membrane protein MurJ, which produces MSLLRSAATVSSFTLLSRIAGLIRDVLVARAFGAGPLTDAFWVAFRIPNLLRRLFAEGAFAQAFVPILGAARSKNGDAEVRVLLDRVALLLTCALMLVTALGILLAPWVVTAMASGLRREAGEQAFDAAVWMTRLMFPYILCMSLVAFASGVLNTWRRFAVPAFTPVLLNVAMIAACVWLAPRYHPPIYALAIGVVVGGVLQLAIQWVALARLGLVPRYSPRIREAWADATVRRILRQMLPAIVGVSVGQISLLINTNIATWLPPGSVTWLSYADRLMEFPTALLGVALGTVLLPALSAANARSDTDGYSALLDWGLRLTLLLGLPSALGLALLADGLVATLFHYGAFVARDVMQTRLAVMAYSAGLIGLLSVKILAPGFYARQDIRTPVKIAIVALVVTQCLNLVLVPKLAHAGLALAIALGACLNALLLLGALYKRGVYRPSPGWILFVLRLLPAMAALTGVLLYADGRLDWIALQKHSWERVGLLAAVLAASVVAYFGTLLLCGFRPRDFTRRAAPGAA
- a CDS encoding Trm112 family protein — protein: MESRLLDILVCPICKGPLRFDRQNAELVCNADRLAYPVRDGIPVMLESEARPLDGERGADAS
- a CDS encoding Ldh family oxidoreductase, with product MQPDLAEVTASLMSETDLLGIDSHGISMLPSYEEKLLAGTLAIDARPRLVRDGQASALLDGMGGLGYPVAAQAMQLAVDKALASGVGAVAVRNSHHFGAAGVYARIAVRRGVVGLVTSSANGIIMVPTGAAMPMLGTNPIAFAAPAARNEPFVLDMATTTVAANKVKVYDFHGKPLPPGWAVDGRGKPVTDAAQAMAYIFQHPEGGLTPLGGTAAMSSHKGYGLAMMAQILGSTLTGSGFAALHAKRRRPGEPDNIGHFFLALNPDAFRDAGSFEADLDEMIDAMHETPRAHPDVPVLVAGEPEAAQRARREREGIPIPAALDARLRDICTRCKAPYVLAPVQGAAR
- a CDS encoding 3-hydroxyacyl-CoA dehydrogenase → MEIANKVFIVTGGASGLGAGTARMLVAHGGRVVIADVQDEAGGRLAAELGQRYVHCDVTQEADAKAAVAAATANGALFGLVNCAGVAPAARIVGKNGAHPLDLFHKVVSINLVGSFNMMRLAAEAMSGNTPEPTGERGVLINTASVAAFDGQIGQAAYAASKAGVAGMTLPIARDLAKVGIRCMTIAPGIFGTPMIFGMPQEVQDSLAASIPFPARLGRPEDYAKLVHSIITNDMLNGETIRLDGAIRMPPK
- the garL gene encoding 2-dehydro-3-deoxyglucarate aldolase is translated as MHTMTSSLPNRFRQRILAREQVIGFWMSMASHITAELAGLAGYDWLLLDGEHSPNDVPMFLQQLQALQGSESAPVGRPSINDPVEIKRLLDIGFYNLLVPFIESGEEARRAVAATRYPPAGMRGVAGLQRSNRYGTVPDYLATINDNICVLLQIESARGIDAVDDIAAVDGVDGIFIGPSDLAAALGHIGNPAHPDVQAAIRHLYDRATAHGKAVGILAPVPDDARRYLAMGMHFVAVGTDLGVFKQATFALRDAFR
- the adk gene encoding adenylate kinase, producing MRLILLGPPGAGKGTQAGFITEHFGIPQISTGDMLRAAVKAGTPLGIEAKKVMDAGGLVSDQIIIGLVQDRLRQADCANGYLFDGFPRTIPQADALKDASVELDYVVEIEVPEEDIIERMSGRRVHPASGRSYHVRFNPPKTADKDDITGEPLVQRDDDREETVRNRLSVYRQQTRPLVDYYANWAQSDPAAPRYRKISGVGAVDEIRQRLFAALQS
- a CDS encoding FecR family protein; the protein is MEQDAPSDKSTPVADQVVNWLLLLRSGRASQSDYADFLAWRAQDPMHESAWQQLTSALGSSFGRLSDFYPIGFSTSGQRGTVAATAAPAPPVLVPRHLRVNHARRRVVMAAGGVLATLVTGAAVNEVYPLHNLLADAATATGERRLYQLSDGSQILLDARSRVRLDFAGSARNVRLMEGAITVSVARDPNRPFIVTTEQGSVRALGTRFMVRQQARRSLVVVHEHEVEIETLAKARAVVGAGMGARFDGARIDSPRAELVADAAWETGWIAVRNRPLAEVIAALRPYRSGMLRLSMAAGGLLVTGQFPLDDTDATLKALEQSVPVVIRRITPWLVTIDVVSA
- the rpsT gene encoding 30S ribosomal protein S20; translated protein: MANTAQARKRARQSVERNKHNSSLRSMLRTAIKRVRQAVEAGDKAAATAVLQKTTSVIDRVADKNIIHKNKAARHKSRLSAAVKSLA
- the kdsB gene encoding 3-deoxy-manno-octulosonate cytidylyltransferase, whose product is MAFVAIIPARAASTRLPDKPLADIAGKPMVVRTAERAALSAATRVLVATDDTRVAQAARSHGVETLMTRADHATGTDRLAEAVDLLDLPDDTIVVNVQGDEPLIEPGLVDAVAHLLHTRPDAAIATCASPIADVQSLFNPNVVKAVCAADGRALYFSRAPIPWARDALADGQRRMAPGLPAWHHVGLYAYRAGFLRRFPRLPQGMLERYESLEQLRALEHGYVILVHQVQHAPAAGVDTQADLERVREVYANRL